In a genomic window of Sulfurimonas denitrificans DSM 1251:
- the efp gene encoding elongation factor P, translated as MATIGMGDIKKNIRLIIGEVPCKVIEFQHVKPGKGAAFVRMKAKSFLNGRVFEKTVHAGDKFEVPEITFKTMQYLYDDGEQYQFMDNDSYEQIGLSYEQCDDASKWFKDGIQVDMIFYKGNAISVSAPEVMELLITDTPPNFKGDTSSGSKKPATLETGAVVQVPYHVLEGDTIRVNTVDCEYLEKVK; from the coding sequence ATGGCAACTATTGGAATGGGTGATATCAAAAAGAATATTCGTCTTATTATTGGTGAAGTACCTTGTAAAGTTATTGAGTTTCAACATGTAAAACCAGGTAAAGGTGCTGCATTTGTTCGTATGAAAGCGAAGAGTTTTCTTAATGGAAGAGTTTTTGAGAAGACTGTCCATGCTGGGGATAAGTTTGAAGTTCCTGAGATAACTTTTAAAACTATGCAGTATCTTTATGATGATGGCGAGCAGTATCAGTTTATGGATAATGATAGTTATGAGCAGATTGGTCTTAGCTATGAGCAGTGCGATGACGCTTCAAAATGGTTTAAAGATGGAATCCAAGTTGATATGATTTTTTACAAAGGAAATGCCATCTCTGTAAGTGCTCCTGAAGTTATGGAACTACTTATCACAGATACTCCTCCAAACTTCAAAGGTGATACTTCAAGTGGAAGTAAGAAACCTGCAACGCTAGAGACTGGCGCAGTTGTTCAAGTACCTTACCATGTTCTTGAGGGCGACACAATCAGAGTAAATACTGTTGATTGTGAATATCTAGAAAAAGTAAAATAA
- a CDS encoding putative bifunctional diguanylate cyclase/phosphodiesterase, translated as MPKTLKNFIFSINIVLLSSLFIVVLLFTSYLHTKLAQENAIKHSNIVSNQIFSSMYQVMKKGWSREDLNEFMYSIEENFDDSYSVNIYRGDKIKELFGEVEEKQKDDLAASVMKSGKKFTSSDMGKLRNILPLIAKTECLSCHVNAKEGDTLGVIDVEQDFVEIIKETFLNYVYFFLIVLPIFILGAYISSRYTTSKITDSLKLFNAKVEGINSLNDFKEFDPTEIDLRFDEVNAIIINVNELAKKLRTIAVDKDLLEFEVQLLDKFIITSEVVRDWRDFINELLIDINKVMQTYTLMTIFRIGDDQFEVDIFWHGIPDLDVKEKFEEYVRVSVESSNHFLGYTDYTIRHNISEYKMHIDIKDYEKFAHRTKSLFLDTPKIGGIVGLSVQSEMASDPIKHIVIDSILTTMANLVGSVKAINKYTNDLEYYAAHDPLTSLFNQRVFIDFLEYEIKRAESHNYEFALMVIDCDNFKPINDKYGHAFGDQFLQEFSRVLFESKRNEDILSRYGGDEFTLILPECGLECALAVAHKIARAIEDFKLLTADGNYTGVTVSIGISIYPEHAKTQKELFLIADGMMYKAKEDGKNSIRVPSGDDIISVVKEQKAKSVLLMDAVANNRIVPYFQPIQTTASGKNEIHELLMRIEVDGRVVSAYEFIEVAESMSIINRMDLMVIENAFIKIKQENYSGILFINLSPKSLVVGNYADAITKLIKEYDISKDNIVFEITERETVKNFSLLEKFVINLKMAGYKFAIDDFGSGFSSFHYIKKFPIDYLKIDGEFIININKDKKDRAFVNSILTLAKELNVKTVAEYVEDEEIVKTLREMGVDYLQGFHIGRPQKSFTIRD; from the coding sequence ATGCCTAAAACATTAAAAAATTTTATATTTTCAATTAACATCGTTTTGCTCTCGTCCCTCTTTATAGTTGTTTTACTCTTTACCTCATATCTTCATACTAAATTAGCACAAGAAAATGCAATAAAACACTCAAATATAGTTTCAAATCAGATATTCTCATCTATGTATCAAGTTATGAAAAAAGGGTGGAGCAGAGAAGATTTAAATGAGTTTATGTACTCTATAGAAGAGAATTTTGATGATAGTTACTCTGTTAATATCTATCGTGGAGATAAAATCAAAGAGCTCTTTGGTGAAGTTGAAGAGAAACAAAAAGATGATCTAGCTGCTTCTGTAATGAAAAGTGGTAAAAAATTTACATCTAGCGATATGGGGAAACTTAGAAATATTTTGCCATTAATTGCAAAAACAGAGTGCTTAAGCTGTCATGTTAATGCAAAAGAGGGAGATACGCTAGGTGTTATTGATGTTGAGCAGGATTTCGTTGAAATCATAAAAGAGACATTTTTAAATTATGTCTATTTTTTCCTTATTGTTCTGCCTATATTTATCTTAGGAGCGTATATTAGCTCTAGATATACTACTTCAAAGATAACTGATTCACTCAAACTCTTTAACGCAAAAGTGGAGGGAATTAACTCACTTAATGATTTTAAAGAGTTTGATCCTACTGAGATTGACCTTAGATTTGATGAAGTTAATGCAATTATAATTAATGTCAATGAACTGGCTAAAAAACTAAGAACAATTGCAGTTGATAAAGACCTCTTAGAGTTTGAGGTACAGCTTTTGGATAAGTTTATAATCACCTCAGAGGTTGTAAGGGATTGGCGTGATTTTATAAATGAGCTCTTAATTGATATAAATAAAGTTATGCAGACATATACTCTTATGACTATTTTTAGAATTGGAGACGATCAGTTTGAAGTTGATATTTTTTGGCATGGAATACCAGATTTAGATGTCAAAGAGAAGTTTGAAGAGTATGTAAGGGTATCGGTTGAGAGTAGCAACCACTTTTTAGGATATACAGACTATACAATTCGTCACAACATATCTGAATACAAGATGCATATAGATATAAAAGATTATGAAAAATTTGCGCATAGAACAAAATCGTTATTTTTAGATACTCCTAAAATAGGCGGTATAGTTGGGTTGAGTGTCCAATCAGAGATGGCATCAGATCCAATAAAACATATAGTAATTGATAGTATTTTGACAACTATGGCAAATCTTGTTGGAAGCGTTAAAGCCATAAATAAATATACAAACGATTTGGAATATTATGCTGCGCATGATCCGCTAACATCTCTCTTTAACCAGAGAGTTTTTATAGACTTTTTAGAGTATGAGATAAAGCGTGCAGAGTCACATAACTATGAGTTTGCTCTTATGGTTATAGATTGCGATAACTTTAAACCGATAAATGATAAATATGGGCATGCTTTTGGAGACCAATTTTTACAAGAGTTCTCAAGAGTTCTTTTTGAGTCAAAAAGAAATGAGGATATTCTATCTCGTTATGGCGGTGATGAGTTTACTTTGATTTTACCTGAATGCGGTTTGGAATGCGCTCTTGCTGTCGCACATAAAATTGCAAGAGCTATAGAGGATTTTAAACTATTGACTGCGGATGGAAACTATACAGGAGTTACTGTCTCTATTGGAATATCTATATATCCAGAACATGCAAAAACTCAAAAAGAGTTATTTTTAATAGCTGATGGAATGATGTACAAAGCTAAAGAGGATGGCAAAAACAGCATAAGAGTTCCATCAGGCGATGATATTATATCTGTAGTAAAAGAGCAAAAAGCAAAGAGTGTACTTCTGATGGATGCTGTTGCAAATAATCGTATAGTTCCATATTTTCAACCTATTCAAACCACAGCGAGCGGCAAAAATGAAATTCATGAACTTCTTATGAGAATAGAAGTAGATGGAAGGGTTGTATCTGCTTATGAGTTTATAGAGGTTGCTGAGAGCATGAGTATCATAAACCGTATGGATTTAATGGTTATAGAAAATGCGTTTATTAAAATTAAACAAGAGAATTACAGTGGTATCTTATTTATAAACCTCTCTCCTAAATCTTTGGTTGTTGGCAATTATGCAGATGCTATTACTAAGCTTATAAAAGAGTATGATATTTCAAAAGACAATATTGTTTTTGAAATTACTGAGAGAGAGACTGTTAAAAACTTCTCACTTTTAGAAAAATTTGTAATAAATCTTAAAATGGCTGGTTATAAATTTGCTATTGATGATTTTGGATCTGGATTTTCATCGTTTCACTATATTAAGAAGTTTCCTATTGATTATCTTAAAATTGATGGTGAGTTTATTATCAATATCAATAAAGATAAAAAAGACAGAGCTTTTGTAAATAGTATCTTAACTCTTGCAAAAGAGCTAAATGTTAAGACTGTTGCAGAGTATGTTGAGGATGAAGAGATAGTTAAAACACTAAGAGAAATGGGTGTTGATTATCTTCAAGGTTTCCACATAGGAAGACCGCAAAAGAGCTTTACAATCAGAGATTAA